In Candidatus Delongbacteria bacterium, one genomic interval encodes:
- a CDS encoding tetratricopeptide repeat protein: MRHSLWLLYLLLLTGSLHAREIAEIDEPVLARWQEISQLQVSEKTQSYIAEGTRILERYRELQELEKSASDNTDHTSIGIEVAKLKLKLVSLLKTIEEAALFEMDARQLDDLRVRYEAELEELRKLREDLRADILSKGENFLADYRRKLSLQKFRQRDVVAKLCLQLAELYYEKTQDDYFARLDAQLDRVDKGLPPGAEPIRNFYDAVNKYQRIVDEFPYSEYMDDALYNLAYIRENSLDEAEQEASRRLYEQLVRDFPQSRYAPESWMRLGEFWFRNTETDFDTAIGRAIESYGHVLEYPDFDAREKALYKLGWCHYRKGDNERSVEYFSEAVLHAMGLGEERQDLKDESVTYIAVNYADPDWDQADIGHLTPFVRDNPAVRAGYGFQLLETYGDIYQTQIQDWGKAVAAYDSLLTLYPDEARAPFIQEKIIACYGPGALNDPSMAYIEKNQLFDQYNPETAWAANQDSADVAELPALLNQNLRENVVIALHKAYDTHQRENFDAYVDLSRKYLRTFPEDTSAFNIHWNLAKVLESELKQPELAYDEYMAIAAAYPERNVRDAAYNAIIMSETLVGNEGTLEAVLLPGQSPDQEYQASELTPMEQKKLTALLSFVEGFPEDPEAAGYLMVAAKLYYNHSDFSAAGTLFDRLIAEYPDASTHEEAYALKLEGQFAQRDFAAAEATAKTIQQLGLSGATLDKARERQAQSVYASAQDLQKGDDHLAAAREFKRVALEIPDAEFADASLFDAADEFKKAGVFDESAETYLYLADTYPQSSFADRAVSLAAFIQMQELEQPGKAAQTFERLAMDYPQSEHARTAILNSAYTYEQEKDWTSTIRMNQLYVDRYPTAEDANAILFANAGLYLKLNDITNANRIYADFAARFPGDPRTVQAFTERGNWFMENDQREQARAEYESAVRRNRDLVAAGGPGNPFYASKALRQTVEWAVESYNALALHQPEPVFNQDVAEKKRRRDAILDDLAELLAFGTGDVFRARYLMADAHAEFARAWRDQERPAWKTDEERVQGEIGIQNTAHDLAQVALTSFIATTKELEGAIESLKKQQLAHEARVQSLQDWLTASMGDSTAARKDSLNLQPRLTKAGDELTRSLEESQLWTTRSREQVPEIVLADMSLYESRVDLALALPSRQTDLFLRAADIDRNILGGAALVTTQSAIEGWNQGLETIAQVGLARIWRPRVQERVAVLAQKLPRAYHQFALANERDLLAQLEAYETVIGKGEDYKDRQGRDEVDYGNDLLDMAEFNQGYARNSLTIHGSVIELLDANSLSHDLSQSLCDSMLARAFRLEQGARALLDTLSIHKETFWQQFTETASFVYEDAHNTCEDAIYSLEKSGQDLLLACEPVVTAWNPDGLESRKLLYSLAKIDPQQFGDRFGLGERNVTLGSGPDWLVTPVYREGFDAGETDLTGWDSAVTRSLPALTALVPEARPIWKPMTRAIDTLTVALSALEPGANVLDTLGVQPDGETLLRVLQESRGQAGVADTAYFRSSFELTGTPTSASIAIAADDNFYLFFNGEYIDEVHTQPGSITDRKEYDLGEFVREGRNTIAVEVEDADGSSGGLSVWIDVREMQRLTDDLFEEQIRRETAERETLRKSQQKNRIYDKNRVD, from the coding sequence ATGAGGCACTCGCTCTGGTTGCTCTATCTGCTGCTGTTGACCGGATCCCTGCACGCCCGTGAAATCGCCGAAATCGACGAACCGGTTCTGGCACGCTGGCAGGAAATCTCACAACTGCAGGTCAGCGAGAAGACACAGTCGTACATCGCCGAAGGCACCAGGATCCTGGAGCGCTATCGCGAACTCCAGGAGCTGGAGAAGTCCGCGTCCGACAATACCGATCACACCAGCATCGGAATCGAGGTCGCCAAGCTGAAACTGAAGCTGGTGAGCCTGCTCAAGACCATTGAGGAGGCCGCGCTCTTCGAAATGGATGCACGCCAGCTGGACGATCTGCGTGTGCGCTACGAGGCCGAGCTGGAAGAGCTGCGGAAGCTGCGCGAAGATCTGCGGGCCGATATTCTCAGCAAGGGCGAGAACTTTCTGGCCGACTATCGCCGCAAGCTGAGCCTGCAGAAATTCCGCCAGCGTGATGTGGTGGCCAAGCTCTGCCTGCAGCTTGCCGAGCTGTATTACGAGAAGACCCAGGACGACTACTTCGCCCGCCTGGATGCACAGCTGGACCGCGTGGACAAGGGGCTTCCGCCCGGTGCCGAACCGATCCGGAACTTCTACGATGCGGTGAACAAGTACCAGCGCATCGTGGACGAATTCCCGTATTCCGAGTACATGGATGATGCCCTCTACAATCTGGCCTACATCCGCGAGAACTCACTGGATGAGGCGGAACAGGAAGCCAGTCGTCGGCTCTACGAGCAGCTGGTGCGTGACTTTCCCCAGAGCCGCTACGCTCCCGAATCATGGATGCGGCTCGGCGAGTTCTGGTTCCGCAACACCGAGACCGATTTCGATACGGCCATCGGTCGGGCCATCGAGAGCTACGGACACGTGCTCGAGTATCCTGATTTCGATGCCCGTGAGAAGGCCCTCTACAAGCTGGGCTGGTGCCACTATCGCAAGGGCGACAACGAGCGCAGCGTGGAGTACTTCTCCGAGGCCGTGCTGCACGCCATGGGACTGGGCGAGGAGCGCCAGGACCTGAAGGACGAATCGGTCACCTACATCGCCGTGAACTACGCCGATCCCGATTGGGATCAGGCCGACATTGGTCACCTCACACCCTTCGTGCGCGACAACCCCGCCGTGCGCGCCGGATATGGCTTCCAGTTGCTGGAAACCTATGGTGACATCTACCAGACCCAGATCCAGGATTGGGGCAAGGCGGTGGCGGCCTACGACAGCCTGCTGACCCTGTACCCGGACGAGGCGCGCGCGCCCTTCATCCAGGAGAAGATCATCGCCTGTTATGGGCCGGGCGCACTCAACGACCCTTCGATGGCATACATCGAAAAGAACCAGCTCTTCGACCAGTACAACCCCGAGACGGCCTGGGCCGCCAATCAGGATTCCGCCGACGTGGCCGAGCTGCCCGCCCTGCTGAACCAGAACCTGCGGGAAAACGTGGTCATTGCCTTGCACAAGGCCTACGACACCCACCAGCGCGAGAACTTCGACGCCTACGTGGATCTCAGCCGCAAGTACCTGCGCACCTTCCCGGAAGACACCTCGGCGTTCAACATCCACTGGAACCTGGCCAAGGTGCTCGAGAGCGAACTGAAGCAACCGGAACTGGCTTACGACGAATACATGGCCATCGCGGCGGCCTATCCTGAGCGCAATGTGCGCGACGCGGCCTACAACGCGATCATCATGTCGGAAACCCTGGTGGGCAATGAAGGGACGCTTGAAGCCGTGCTGTTGCCCGGCCAGTCCCCCGATCAGGAATACCAGGCCAGCGAGCTGACCCCGATGGAGCAGAAGAAGCTGACGGCACTGCTCAGTTTCGTCGAAGGTTTCCCTGAAGACCCCGAAGCTGCTGGCTATCTGATGGTTGCAGCCAAGCTGTACTACAACCACAGCGATTTCTCGGCGGCCGGTACCCTGTTCGATCGTCTGATTGCCGAGTATCCCGACGCCAGCACTCACGAAGAAGCCTACGCGCTCAAGCTTGAAGGCCAGTTCGCCCAGCGCGACTTCGCCGCGGCCGAAGCCACCGCCAAGACCATCCAGCAACTGGGGCTTTCCGGCGCCACCCTGGACAAGGCGCGCGAGCGGCAGGCCCAGAGCGTGTATGCCTCGGCCCAGGACCTGCAGAAGGGGGACGATCACCTGGCCGCTGCCCGCGAGTTCAAGCGTGTCGCGCTGGAGATTCCCGATGCCGAGTTCGCTGACGCGTCGCTCTTCGATGCGGCCGACGAGTTCAAGAAGGCCGGCGTCTTTGATGAATCCGCCGAGACCTATCTCTACCTGGCCGACACCTATCCCCAGTCCAGTTTTGCCGACAGGGCCGTGTCCCTGGCCGCGTTCATCCAGATGCAGGAGCTGGAACAACCCGGGAAGGCCGCTCAGACCTTCGAACGCCTGGCCATGGACTATCCGCAGAGCGAGCACGCGCGCACGGCGATTCTCAACTCGGCCTACACCTACGAGCAGGAGAAGGACTGGACCAGCACGATCCGCATGAACCAGCTCTACGTGGATCGTTATCCCACGGCCGAGGACGCCAACGCGATCCTCTTCGCCAATGCGGGACTGTATCTCAAGCTGAACGACATCACGAACGCCAACCGGATCTACGCGGACTTCGCGGCCCGCTTCCCGGGCGATCCCCGCACCGTACAGGCCTTCACCGAGCGTGGCAACTGGTTCATGGAAAACGACCAGCGGGAGCAGGCACGTGCCGAGTACGAGTCCGCCGTCCGCCGCAACCGCGATCTGGTGGCCGCCGGTGGCCCGGGCAACCCCTTCTATGCCTCCAAGGCTCTGCGCCAGACCGTGGAATGGGCCGTCGAGAGTTACAACGCCCTCGCCCTGCACCAGCCCGAACCGGTGTTCAATCAGGATGTGGCGGAGAAGAAGCGCCGGCGTGATGCGATTCTCGATGACCTTGCTGAACTGCTGGCTTTCGGCACGGGTGACGTGTTCCGTGCCCGGTACCTCATGGCGGATGCCCACGCGGAGTTCGCACGGGCCTGGCGCGATCAGGAGCGTCCCGCGTGGAAAACGGACGAAGAGCGCGTGCAGGGCGAAATCGGCATTCAGAACACGGCACACGATCTGGCCCAGGTGGCCCTGACGTCCTTCATCGCCACCACCAAGGAGCTGGAAGGCGCCATCGAGTCCCTCAAGAAGCAGCAGTTGGCGCACGAGGCACGTGTCCAATCCCTGCAGGACTGGCTGACGGCCAGCATGGGCGACAGCACGGCCGCCCGCAAGGACAGCCTGAACCTTCAGCCCCGCTTGACCAAGGCCGGAGATGAGTTGACGCGCTCTCTCGAAGAAAGTCAGCTCTGGACGACCCGCAGCCGCGAACAGGTGCCCGAGATCGTGCTGGCGGACATGAGCCTCTACGAATCACGAGTGGATCTGGCTCTGGCCCTGCCGTCCCGCCAGACGGATCTCTTTCTGCGTGCGGCGGACATCGACCGCAACATTCTCGGCGGGGCAGCCCTCGTCACGACCCAGTCGGCCATCGAAGGCTGGAACCAGGGACTTGAGACCATCGCCCAGGTCGGACTGGCCCGGATCTGGCGCCCCAGGGTCCAGGAACGTGTCGCGGTATTGGCGCAGAAACTGCCGCGAGCCTACCACCAGTTCGCGCTCGCCAATGAGCGTGACCTGCTGGCCCAGCTCGAAGCCTACGAGACCGTGATCGGCAAGGGCGAAGACTACAAGGATCGCCAGGGCCGCGACGAAGTGGATTACGGCAATGACCTGCTGGACATGGCCGAATTCAATCAGGGGTATGCCCGCAACTCGCTGACGATCCACGGCAGCGTGATCGAACTGCTGGATGCCAACTCCCTGTCGCACGATCTGAGCCAGTCACTGTGCGACAGCATGCTTGCGCGCGCCTTCCGCCTGGAGCAGGGTGCCCGCGCATTGCTGGACACGCTGAGCATTCACAAGGAGACCTTCTGGCAGCAGTTCACGGAAACCGCCAGCTTCGTCTACGAAGATGCCCACAACACGTGCGAGGATGCGATCTACTCCCTCGAGAAGAGTGGTCAGGACCTGTTGCTGGCCTGTGAGCCGGTGGTGACCGCCTGGAATCCTGACGGTCTGGAAAGCCGCAAGCTGCTTTACAGTCTGGCCAAGATCGACCCGCAGCAATTCGGCGATCGTTTCGGGCTCGGCGAACGCAATGTGACCCTTGGAAGTGGGCCGGACTGGCTGGTGACACCCGTATACCGCGAAGGCTTCGATGCCGGGGAAACGGACCTGACCGGCTGGGATTCGGCCGTGACCAGAAGTCTGCCCGCATTGACGGCCCTGGTGCCCGAGGCGCGCCCGATCTGGAAACCCATGACACGCGCGATCGACACTCTAACGGTGGCTCTGTCCGCACTTGAGCCCGGTGCCAACGTGCTGGATACCCTTGGAGTCCAGCCGGACGGGGAGACCCTGCTTCGGGTCCTGCAGGAATCCCGCGGACAGGCCGGGGTTGCCGACACGGCCTACTTCCGCAGTTCATTCGAGCTGACCGGGACGCCGACCTCGGCGAGCATCGCGATTGCCGCGGATGACAACTTTTATCTTTTCTTCAATGGTGAGTACATTGACGAGGTCCACACGCAGCCTGGATCCATCACCGACCGCAAGGAATACGACCTTGGCGAATTCGTTCGCGAGGGAAGGAACACGATTGCGGTGGAAGTCGAAGATGCTGACGGCAGCAGCGGTGGTCTGAGTGTCTGGATTGACGTGCGCGAAATGCAGCGCCTGACCGATGATCTGTTCGAGGAACAGATCCGCCGTGAGACGGCAGAACGGGAAACCCTGAGAAAGAGTCAACAGAAGAACCGGATCTATGACAAGAACCGTGTGGATTAG
- a CDS encoding MotA/TolQ/ExbB proton channel family protein yields MTVLVKLLSQFSPSNDGAFFFWILAIFGLLAFSLAIERLLTVNIKSNIDAEKFSSDVRAMIQKGDLKNAHELAKANSEKALAYVYSRALQVAVGMEYIDYRNIQNAVDEATLEIMPRLTKRTSWLQTFANVATLIGLMGTIYGLILSFEALASAGAGSSNALAAGISTAMLTTLAGLMVAIPCMLCFSLINNKTNQIMAEIDEYSVKLINLITGSK; encoded by the coding sequence ATGACCGTACTAGTGAAGCTCCTGAGCCAGTTCAGCCCGTCGAATGACGGCGCGTTCTTCTTCTGGATTCTGGCCATCTTCGGATTGTTGGCCTTCAGCCTCGCCATCGAGCGCCTGTTGACCGTGAACATCAAGTCCAACATCGACGCGGAGAAGTTCTCGAGCGATGTGCGCGCCATGATCCAGAAGGGCGATCTGAAGAATGCCCACGAGCTGGCGAAGGCGAATTCCGAAAAGGCGCTGGCCTATGTCTACTCCCGGGCCCTCCAGGTTGCCGTGGGCATGGAGTACATCGACTATCGCAACATCCAGAATGCGGTTGACGAAGCCACCCTGGAGATCATGCCCCGTCTCACCAAGCGTACCAGCTGGCTGCAGACCTTCGCCAACGTGGCGACCCTGATCGGTCTGATGGGAACGATCTACGGTCTGATCCTGTCCTTCGAGGCGCTGGCCTCCGCCGGTGCCGGCAGCAGCAACGCTCTGGCCGCCGGTATCTCCACCGCCATGCTGACCACGCTGGCCGGTCTGATGGTCGCCATTCCCTGCATGCTGTGCTTCAGCCTGATCAACAACAAGACCAACCAGATCATGGCCGAGATCGACGAGTACTCGGTCAAGCTGATCAACCTGATCACCGGGAGCAAATAA